GGCTTGACCATGATTTTTAACCAATTCTTCATTGGCGTCTTGATGATTTTGGTTAGTATTCTAGCCATGCTTCAGATTCATCTCCTCATGACTTTCTTAGTTTTGTTGTTGACGCCACTGTCTATGGTGATTTCACGCTTTATTGCCAAACGCTCCTATCATCTCTTTCAGAAGCAAACAGAGACTAGGGGAGTTCAGACTCAGTTGATTGAAGAATCGCTTAGCCAGCAGACGATTATCCAGTCCTTTAATGCTCAGGCAGAATTTATCCAAAGGCTGCGTGAGGCTAATGACAACTACTCAGGTTATTCGCAGTCAGCCATCTTTTATTCCTCAACGGTCAATCCTTCGACTCGTTTCGTCAATGCACTCATTTATGCCCTTCTAGCTGGAGTAGGAGCTTATCGTATCATGATGGGTTCCACCTTGACCGTTGGTCGTTTAGTAACTTTTTTGAACTATGTACAGCAGTATACTAAACCCTTTAACGATATTTCTTCAGTTCTAGCCGAATTGCAAAGCGCTCTCGCTTGCGCAGAACGTGTCTATGGAGTCTTAGATAGTCCTGAGGTGGTTGAAACAGGTAAGGAAGTCTTGACCAGTGATCAAGTTAAAGGAGCTATTTCCTTTAAATATGTCACTTTTGGCTACCAACCTGAAAAGATTTTGATTAAGGATTTATCTATTGATATTCCAGCTGGTAGTAAGGTGGCTATCGTTGGGCCGACAGGTGCTGGAAAATCAACCCTTATCAATCTCCTCATGCGTTTTTATCCTATTAACTCAGGAGATATTTTGCTAGATGGTCGTTCTATTTATGACTATTCCCGAGCTTCTTTTCGACAGCAGTTTGGGATGGTACTTCAAGAAACTTGGCTCAAGCAAGGAACCATTCATGATAATATTGCTTTTGGCAATCCTGAAGCCAGTCGAGAGCAGGCTATTGCCGCTGCCAAAGCAGCCAATGCAGACTTTTTCATCCAACAGTTACCTCAAGGCTATGATACCAAGCTAGAAAATGCTGGAGAATCTCTCTCTGTTGGTCAAGCCCAGCTTTTGACCATTGCCCGAGTCTTTCTGGCTATTCCAAAGATTCTTATCTTAGACGAAGCAACTTCATCCATCGATACGCGGACAGAAGTGCTGGTACAGGATGCCTTTGCTAAACTCATGAAGGGGCGCACAAGTTTTATCATCGCCCATCGCTTGTCAACCATTCAGGATGCGGATTTGATTCTTGTCTTGGTGGATGGCGACATCGTGGAGCATGGCAATCATCAGGAACTCATGGAAAGAAAGGGCAAGTATTACCAAATGCAGCAAGCTGCAGCTTTTAGCTCTGAATAATCTTATCTACTTTGAAATCTTATGGACAAAAAAAGTTGCCTTTGGGTGACTTTTTTGTTACAATAGCTAGAAAAATTATTCACTGTCATACTCAATGAAACTTAAAGTGAGAACTAGGAAGCTAGCCGTAGGTTGCTCAAAGCACTGTTTTGAGGTTGTAGATAAGACTGACGAAGTCAGCTCAAAGCATTGCTTTGAGGTTATAGATAAAACTGACGAAGTCAGTAACATATATCTACGGCAAGGCAAAGCAGGCGTGGTTTGAAGTGATTTTAGAA
This window of the Streptococcus sp. 116-D4 genome carries:
- a CDS encoding ABC transporter ATP-binding protein, whose product is MRRQTAKQTLKRLAIDLASHPFLLFLAFLGTIAQVGLSIYLPILIGQVIDQVLVAGSAPVFWQIFLQMILVVIGNTLVQWANPLLYNRLIFSYAKDLRGRIIHKLHRLPIAFVDRQGSGEMVSRVTTDIEQLAAGLTMIFNQFFIGVLMILVSILAMLQIHLLMTFLVLLLTPLSMVISRFIAKRSYHLFQKQTETRGVQTQLIEESLSQQTIIQSFNAQAEFIQRLREANDNYSGYSQSAIFYSSTVNPSTRFVNALIYALLAGVGAYRIMMGSTLTVGRLVTFLNYVQQYTKPFNDISSVLAELQSALACAERVYGVLDSPEVVETGKEVLTSDQVKGAISFKYVTFGYQPEKILIKDLSIDIPAGSKVAIVGPTGAGKSTLINLLMRFYPINSGDILLDGRSIYDYSRASFRQQFGMVLQETWLKQGTIHDNIAFGNPEASREQAIAAAKAANADFFIQQLPQGYDTKLENAGESLSVGQAQLLTIARVFLAIPKILILDEATSSIDTRTEVLVQDAFAKLMKGRTSFIIAHRLSTIQDADLILVLVDGDIVEHGNHQELMERKGKYYQMQQAAAFSSE